From the Astyanax mexicanus isolate ESR-SI-001 chromosome 12, AstMex3_surface, whole genome shotgun sequence genome, the window tacattattacaataataatactcTCTCGCTCTCGCCCCCTAGTGTCCGAGCAGTACTTACGGAAGCTTCCTCTCCACACGGGAGTATCCTGATGATGTCATCTTCTTCAGCCGCACCCATCCACTAATGCAGGATGTGGTGCTCCCATTGGACGGACGGCCTCTGTTGATCCGAGTGGGCGTGAACTATAAACTGACCCGTCTGGTTGTGGACAGAGTGGAGGCTGTGGACGGACAGTATGATGTTCTGTTCATTGGAACAGGTGAGTGTTGTGTAATGCTAATTGGTGGACATATGGTTCTACTCATATTATGCCTATACAGCtatagagatcacttcagtttctgaatcagtttctctgattttgctatttataggtttatgtttgagtaaaatgaacattgttgttttattctataaactacagacaacatttctcccaaattacaaataaaaatattctcatttagagcatttatttacagaaaatgagaaatggctgaaataacaaaaaagatgcagaactttcagacctcaaataatacaaagaaaacaagttcatattcataaagttttaagagatcagaaataatcaatatttggtgttcttctccaccagtcttacacactgcttttggataactttatgctgctttactcctggtgtaaaaattcaagcagttcagtttggtggtttgatggtttgtgatcatccatcttcctcttgattatattccagaggttttcaatttggtaaaatcaaagaatctcataattttgtgtgtgtgtgtgtgtgtgtgtgtgtgtgtgtgtgtcatctaaAGACTCTGGGCTGGTGCTAAAGTCCATATACCTCCACAATGACAGACAGCAAAGTCAACATCAAGAAGTCACACTGGAGCAGCTGCAGGTGTTTAaggtacggtgtgtgtgtgtgtgtgtgtgtgtgtttgcactagGGATTCACAAATTATATAGCActgaaatatttggcaaccaaataataagtaaataagtgaatataTTAAATGATTTATACTGACTCATGACTAATTAAGTTTTTaggtcatattgcagtgtttactCTAATGTTAGAGTATTTCCAACACTCCACCACCACCCTCcgacaggtttaagttcatttttacactctgctCGTaaccttaaataaacaaaataatcagcATAACATATTATCATATGTATTGGTTCCCAAACCTGCTTTTTCCAGCTGAAatatacgagctgtacagggctaggaaaATATTTGGCCACCAAAAATGTTACAGCGAGAAGAGCACTTTCAGCATCCAGTTGAATAAGTGATAATACCAAATTAGTTATAGTGACAAATGACTCAATTATTAAAGTCAATTATTGCAGTGTTTACTCAGGCCCACGCTCCAACACCACCCTCcgacaggtttaagttcatttttatactttttccTGTGAGTATAGAGGAGTGTTGAGCATAACAGTGACTAACTTATTATGTTTTTaaatcatattgcagtgtttattctaatgttagaaTATTTCCAGCACTCCACCACCAACCTCCGAccggtttaagttcatttttacagtcTACATGTGAGTAGACAGAAGTGTTTATATAACATATTGTGCTTGTGTCGGGTCGTAAAACCTGCTTTTTTCTGCTGTACCAGGCTAGAaacatatttggcaaccaaaatattTGGCATCCAAAAATATAACAGCAAGAAGGGCACTTTCAGTGTCCAGCTGAATAATACCAATCATACCAAATGATTTTTACTGACCAATGACTCAATTATTAAAGTCGATTTTTGCAGTGCTTACTCAGGCccaccctccaccaccaccctccgacaggtttaagttcatttttacacctgtttagctgtttctcagctgaaagatacgagctgtacagggctaggatagtaacgctagctaagctaaccagaTGGGTTTGCCTTCCAGTGTACTCAAGCTCTCTGCGGTTTCAGTgtggctttaatttaatgtagttcTGTCGAAATATGGTGTATGGAATCTAAGGAGTGAtccaatttttaatttaatttaatttaatgttttaaatttattgaatttattataACGCGATAAAGGCCCAATTTTAACCCctgctcttcctttttttttatcccaCAGCACAAATCTCCAATCACAGCCATGACTCTGTCCAAGAAGAAGGTACGTTTACTGCAgcttcataaacacacacacacatttacgcaaacaaacacacaaacacacacacacacacacacaccctcgtcCTCATCCCACTGTCTCTTATACAGTGTCTCTATGGCAACCTGAGACGAGGCAGATGAGACCGGGTTCCAGAAGCGTGAATTTTCACACGTATTCACAGGGAAACATAACGCGAGCGAATCACTCGAGACAGAGCTCCAGAGCTGCAGCGCCGCTTCTCACCGACTTAAGAGTGAGAAGAGTGAAGTGTGAGACATCCAACACAATCACTCTGATTGTCTGAGTGTgtaaatcactgtgtgtgtgtgtgttgctgagaTATTCAGTAAACACACTATAGCACAatatctacacacactcacacaatcattcacacactcactgagCAATTTGAGAATACTGTACACATATTTTCCCTGATGACAAGCGGCAATCAACTCcgtttatataaatatagatgTAGATTACACCCACAGTGATAAGAAACACAGACAAAGAGTCGTATAATATACTCAGTTAGAGACTGTGATACTAACttgaaaaatagtaaaaaaaaatgggcaCCACACCACAATgggccttaaaaatcattaataatcagttataacacatgcgtagaaagggcaacaatatagaagtctgtgggttcactatttgacaaacaaaagttcattgttgccctttctacgtatgtgttataactgattattaatgattttaaagccatttaaaacctaattagtaaccattaataaactaatagtaaaccatttataaaccatttataaaggtagtcttattttaaagtggttccaaaAAATTTTACAAGTATAACACAGAAATATCGGATAGTTACGAGAATAATCCAAACAGATTGGAACATtatgaacacaacacaaaacgATTGGACAGTTTTAAGAATAATCCAAAAAGATCGGAGTGTTTCAGGCACAACACAAAAAGTTTGGAGTGGTTTGAGAATAATCCAAAAAATATTGAATGTTTTGGACTCAACACAAAAAGATGGGAGTACTTtacccactcatgcagcttgccatcagctgccggagccccgagagagcacagttaatcttgctctctctctgggtgggtacagtacagtagatggcgctctctctttcccctcatcactcctagggtgatgtggatcagcacaaggctgcgtctgtgagctgacgtatcagaaccgaatcgctgctctttcctccgagcgttagcgctgtgatgctactcggtaatgctacagcatcagcagcagttcaaaaagcaagaggcggagtctgacttcacatgtatcggaggaggcgtgtgctggtcttcttaaccctcctgatgttggagcatcactagtgatagggggaggagtcctaatgagtggattgggtaattggttgtgtaaaatttaatttttttttttaagctaacacttaaacacttaaatatatatatatatatatatatatatatatatatatatatatttttatgctaaCACTCATTAACGCAGGGTTCCTGTTGTATTTCTGCGCAGTGGTTGTTTGCGGGCTCGGCGGAGGGCGTGTCTCAGCTGGCTCTGTTTCAGTGTGATCTGTACGGTCAGGCGTGTGCTGAGTGCTGTATGGCCCGAGACCCGTACTGCACCTGGGACGGACACGCCTGCAGCCCCTACATACCTGTTCCACGCAGGTaagcagcaacacacacacacacacacacacacacaaaattaataatttatattactattattgtaatgtatccagactataaaggaacacataaggaatcatgtagtaacataaaaacagtgttaaacaaaccaaaatactcctaTTAACGCTCAGTTTCTGAGGCTagtaacagaggaaactctcgctcctcctttcctggagcggtcctgatgtttttgatggtctttgcaatgactgcacttgaggatactttcactGACTCAAtaatttttaaaagctttatttagttgagtagttgtttcttctcataatctggattcgaacattactcaaatattcactattcactgtatacctgtaactctacctcttcactactttactttaactgatgctctcaaacactttattaagagacaagaaattcaagtaattaactcttgatgagttcagcacagctgttaactgaaagcctgaattccagacgGTCATATCCACTCATAAAAGACCAGCATCCTATCTGTTTGaatgggaaaataaaataatataaactgaATGTGTAATTACCAGTTCAACAATActgattaaaacaaataaaaacctcATCAACAGTCCATGGCGTTTTGATCTATTAAGCacagaaaatgttatttttcagcttgttctggatgctgcacttgcgcagatctccttgTCAAGGGTGGAGCTTCCCCACTAACATGCTGACCCCTCCTTCCTTCACTCGCAGcaaaagcagcaagctgattggctcttttcaTTCACAATTCAGTCTGTGATTGGTCTCCTCGTTTATAATCTCTCTGTATGTATCTGCAGGAGGAACACTCGGCAGGTTGGTGATGACGGGAATCCTTTAAACCAGTGTGTTCGACAGGGAGGTaagaaaaattacatttacacacaaaaacatagtgtacatattataaatatataatacaagataTACTTCAGTATTTTGATAGCACATTAAGATGTGCAACCAAAGTGCTGCAcgataaaataaaccaaattaagTAATATTCATACTATAGCAAAGACCCAGATAACATTCTTAAGGCTCTATTTTACCAATCTATAGTTGAGCCGTCAACCATTCAGTTTGATTAAGAgcgtgccagtgtgtctttgctatcgtaacgacgggaaaagaaCACCTTGCGAGATTAGAAACaggaaaaaggcatgtactaattctcttaattaattagggtgtggttaattttaggcgtaacatgaaataaaccagagTGCAAATATATTGATTTGATTGTCAAGATTGTAAGTTGTAAGGATGTCATTTTGGAGATAATAAGTATAATGACAGTAGGTTATAAACAAGCTATAATAGTTTGATAAGCGCTGTAATAATTTAGGGaaattatttgtttgtgtgtttatttgtttgtttgtttgtttgtttgtttagctgGGCTGCAGGTGCAGACTGAAGAGAAGGCTATAGTGGTTGCCGTGGGTAACAGCACTTACCTGGAGTGTTTACCTAAATCCCGCCATGCTGCTGTTACCTGGTTCAAACAGACGGGAGAGAACAGTCTAGAACTacaccaggtacacacacacacacacacacacgtctaaaGAACCTTTCACTATATTTTgaaggaacattgctgtgaggacatCATTAGTGACGTTAtaaaaattttggtaccactttaaaataagactacctttataaaggtttaaaaatggtttaaaattagtttattaatggttactaattaggttttaaatgccttaaaaatcattaataatcagttataacacatacgtagaaagggcaacaatgacctgttgtttgccaaatagtgaacccacagccgtctatattgttgcccttttatgtatgtgttataactgattattaatgatttataaggcatttacaacctaattattaaccattaataaactaattgtaaactatttataaacctttataaaggaagtcttagtttaaagtggtaccaaaatgtttagcaacgttttaaaaaaaggttCCAGGAGGCTTAGCCAATAACGTTATAGAAATAATATTCCAGAAACATTACATCAGaatgttattagaacattatttGCAGCTAGACCAAtactatcattatttatttaagctttatttacagtaactagCAAGTCCTTTGGGATcaaaatctctttttctctttttcaatatatatagtatggaaatgttaaaagtaatatttccaaaactaaaactaaaaaaacagacACGAGTGACGTTCCAGTGACGTTACCAGAATGTTCAAAAATTTGATGTAAATACGTTGTAAGAACATTTAGAAAATTTTAATGTTATAAGACTATAATTGTAACATTCAGGAAAATTTCtaataaccaaaaattgttagctgagGTTTTGGATGTCCTAAACCAACACAATAAAGTATTTTTCTACAGCAGCAATGTTTCTAATGTAAAACATCTCATGTAAAAAGCTGTTTTACTGCAGCAAAAATGTGTCAGACAAGTTGTTAAATTAATTTCATAAGAAACATTGGATAAGAATCTGGGTCCAATTTTAATAATCTATAGGCGAGTtgtcaactgtgcaccatgcagcatgatttagggtgttcagagtgtctcttgctcatcattaccTTTAAGGGTCAGTTCCCAGGTGAGCCTGTTTACCCTGCTGCCATCAGGCAGGAGGTATCGTAGTATCCAGGCCAGAACAGCCAGACTAATGAACAGTTTTTACCCACAGGCTGTCAGGCTTTTGAACAAACTGTGAGACTGTGACACTAATTGACCCCCACACCTTTTAATTTCCAACactttatttatagttatatttattatatatttgctgCTATGGTAAACACTATTTAgtcactttaaatatatatatatatatatatatatatatatatatatatatatatatatatatatatatatatatatatatatatatatatatttaggggaGCCGagtagtccagcggtctaaagtgctgtcactatgagcaggaggtcgcaggttcgaagcCCCACtaatgcagctttaccatcaagctgccggcgctcagagggagcacaattggccctgctccctccgggtgggtagatggcgctctctccccacatcacttctagggcgATGTCCACAATTCAGGGCGTCTGTGAGTTGATATATCagaaccctcctggtgtgttgtggggtatcactagtgatagggggagtcctagttgctaaatttccttcgggatcaataaagtatctatctatctatctatctaatgaatgggttgggtaattagctgtgataaattggggagaaaatgggaaaaaattagaaataaaattataaaaaaacttgAAACTTGGTAGATTTGTATTAAATGTTATCTGATCTGTTTCTCCTGCTCATCAGGTGACGTCAGGTGATCAACTGGTGGTGATTGACAGGGGGATTCTCATCCCGAGGGCGGAGCTTAACCACGGTGGTATATACCACTGCCAGCTGGAGGAGCACGGCTTCCGCTGGACCGCCGTAACCATCCGCCTCACCGTGTGGAACCCCGCCCAGCGCTTCGCCCCAGACTCCGCCCAGCCCTGGTACCAGGATGTGATGAGCCTCATTCACCCTGGAAACCTGGAGCTCTACTGCAAAGAGCTCGGCAAACGCCGCCACGGCACCAACGCCTTCAAACAACCGGATCAGAACAAGCGGGACAAGAAACGAGGGGATAAACACAAACCTGGAGGGaagggaggagagagggagcgagggaaAGGGAGGAAGAACAGGAGCAGGATGGATCATTTGGGCTCCAGATCTCCGAGGAGCGTCTGAAGAGACGTGAACGTGAACTCTGTTAAAGTCTGGACTCATGTGGACCTGAACCAGAACTCTATAAAACTCtttgtataaaatatacaaacaaaactacacatagaaaacagtggattgcaaaagtattcataccccttttacCACTTTTTCACATCgtctccttacaaccacaaacttaaatgtacagtattttattgagattttaggtcATAGACCAACGACACAAagtagctagttaaaataaaaatctgaaaagggaaaata encodes:
- the sema3h gene encoding sema domain, immunoglobulin domain (Ig), short basic domain, secreted, (semaphorin) 3H encodes the protein MERGLSLVWVLLLLIAGSLTGAWKPSQPRLQFTHSDLVRSGRLFSLPLSAGDLHSLLPDEDGRRLYISMKDYLLSTSLDDVTQPPRKIYWPAIPERIQDCLMAGKDPQLECGNFLRVLEAYNQTHLYACGTGAFNPRCAFIPVHLFRMAEEQTLQYEQTETGKGKCPYDPHQRTATAVIDGELYAGITSDFMSRDSAFFRSLGERHVIRTEQYDPTWLQEAEFVHVAMMKESDNEEDDKVYMFFTERAQEAEGPAGKVLYSRVARVCKNDIGGQRSLVNKWSTFQKARIVCSVPGPDGIQTHFDQLQDIFIQYGRDKRNPLIYGLFATSSDVLNGSAVCVYRMQDIIRAFKGNFYHREGPQYKWAEFTGKVPYPRPGTCPSSTYGSFLSTREYPDDVIFFSRTHPLMQDVVLPLDGRPLLIRVGVNYKLTRLVVDRVEAVDGQYDVLFIGTDSGLVLKSIYLHNDRQQSQHQEVTLEQLQVFKHKSPITAMTLSKKKWLFAGSAEGVSQLALFQCDLYGQACAECCMARDPYCTWDGHACSPYIPVPRRRNTRQVGDDGNPLNQCVRQGAGLQVQTEEKAIVVAVGNSTYLECLPKSRHAAVTWFKQTGENSLELHQVTSGDQLVVIDRGILIPRAELNHGGIYHCQLEEHGFRWTAVTIRLTVWNPAQRFAPDSAQPWYQDVMSLIHPGNLELYCKELGKRRHGTNAFKQPDQNKRDKKRGDKHKPGGKGGERERGKGRKNRSRMDHLGSRSPRSV